Proteins encoded together in one Oncorhynchus masou masou isolate Uvic2021 chromosome 3, UVic_Omas_1.1, whole genome shotgun sequence window:
- the LOC135509395 gene encoding caytaxin-like codes for MRKRRTLVAPDMNVSLDQSEGSVLSDDFLGNPDDLDVNVDDMDTPDDNDSLEFITNGNDLEWEDDTPIVSSKGLPGGQTEEEEEAGRLWRTVTIGDQEQRIDMAVIRPYLRVVTHGGYYGEGLNAIIVFAACYLPESSCEDYTYIMENLFLYVISSLELLVAEDYMIIYLNGATPRRRMPGISWLKRCYHTINRRLKKNLKWLVIAHPSWFIRTILAISRPFISVKFLDKIRYVHTLDELSQLIPMDHIQIPECVLQYDDQKMIAQKERQEMEHTKSAPPTER; via the exons ATGCGTAAGCGCCGTACTCTGGTAGCTCCGGACATGAACGTGTCATTGGACCAGAGCGAGGGTTCCGTCCTGTCAGATGACTTCTTAGGTAACCCTGACGACCTGGATGTCAACGTGGACGACATGGACACGCCCGACGACAACGACTCCTTGGAGTTTATCACCAACGGCAACGACCTGGAGTGGGAAG ACGACACTCCTATAGTGAGTTCCAAGGGTCTGCCTGGGggccagacagaggaggaggaggaggcaggcagACTGTGGAGGACAGTGACCATAGGAGACCAGGAACAGAGGATAGACATGGCTGTTATCAGACCATACCTGAGGGTGGTCACACATGGAG gttactaCGGTGAGGGTCTGAATGCCATCATAGTGTTTGCGGCGTGTTACCTGCCAGAGAGCAGCTGTGAGGACTACACTTACATCATGGAGAACCTCTTCCT CTATGTGATCAGTAGCCTGGAGTTGTTAGTGGCTGAGGACTACATGATTATCTATCTGAACGGAGCTACGCCTCGCAGGAGGATGCCTGGTATCAGCTGGCTAAAGAGGTGCTACCACACCATCAACAGGAG ATTGAAGAAGAATCTGAAGTGGCTGGTCATTGCTCACCCATCCTGGTTCATCCGTACAATCCTGGCCATCTCCAGACCCTTCATCAG tgtGAAGTTCCTGGATAAGATCCGCTATGTTCACACATTGGATGAGTTGAGCCAGCTGATTCCTATGGACCACATACAGATCCCAGAATGTGTCCTGCA